GTACAGATAAGCGAACTGAAATAGTAAACTGCAAGTGAGCTCTGTAAAAGGAAAACCATGAATTAGAAAACTTACCCATTGTTCCTGAAGCATCACTTCCGCCATAAAAAGTTGCATGGGCATTCAGCCAAGCAGCAGATGCTACATTAAATATTACTGAAATCGAAATAACACAAATGAATGCGAAGCGCCCTTCCATTCTCTCTATCTTTCGAATTTCCTTCTTCTAAATCAAAAGGAATTCGGGTGTTTGCTGGTGAATATGGCGGGCTAGGGCGCCCTTATATATAGCAACTAAGGCCTTATACGTACAGCTCTTAGTCTTCGTCTTAGtcttatgataataattaattaataataaattttttgccTTACAAAACTATGATAATTGAACAATTGCTTTGACTGAAACCATTCTCAATCTTAAAATGACAGATATATCCCTGCCGCCTAATTGGTGCATAAGACACAAGACAACTCGACATTGATATGATAATAACTTTGTTTAAGACATTTAAGAATATACACTTATTTATTTGGTTGGCCCTTCTATGAACTgatagcctttttttttttttccccaacaGAAATtcatatttagataatatagaGATGACCCAAAATCTTAAACTAGTATTTGGAAGAAACGAATACAAATATACAATTTCCATCGGTTTTTACCCACAATACAATTGCCTTGTGCCTGGTTACCTACATCGCAACATTAGAGAAATTCTAGCACAGGGCTTTCGCATTACAtctaacaatataatataatattattttattttaagttctTAGAATGTAGACAAGGCTCAGTGTGTATGCTCCGTAAAATGTCAACGTGGGAATCATAAGTTTACTTTCCTTTAAGTTGTAGGATAAGATCCGTGGTACGTTATAGTACAGTTTAACTTCAACAAACTAACGGGACAGCATTTATACTTCCGTTGTCAACAATTAATAACAGGATTacttacaacaaaaataataagagaaatcAGCAtctagtatttttaaaatttagttaaattttgaattaatttataatttagaccCATTTGATGATGTcatcttgtttatatataaatattgatttatttaaaatttagttaaatttaataaatttattataccaaaaaaatttttaaaccaataaTTTGTAGTTAAtttctgttttatttatttatataatagagtgttatttatttaattaatatatttgaaattatattttatattttaaacatataataaatatttgatactatttaaaatatatatataataatttgatgataaattgaaccaattagttttttaattaaattgatctaATTGTAGActaatgaaataattgatttgattattagtttaatcttaaaaacatTGCCCACAATTTAAATGGAAGtcaaaacttaataataattatctttaaataattttatattcgcAATACCAATTCAAATGCAACTACCGTGTCTtgtaaatgaagaaaagagaagtaGATGATTAGAAATGAATACTTTATACAAGAGGAATATGGGTTAGCTTTGACGTCAATGGGGGCATGCGTAGAATTATacttatacttaattttttcaAGAGCATTGTCCCATTTATTTTGGCATGTCTTGTGGGACTTCCATGTTAAAGGCACATGGGTAATGCCATCTCCTATGAACTCTCACCCAATCAACGTTTTTTCACATGGAATCACATTGTTGAATTAAATTGCAATTGGACTATcgctgatttttatgtttttttaacgAAGAATATTGAATTTGCTTTCTATTGGCCATTTGAATACCATGGAAATATTAGTCGTAACATGGAATTTTCTCTTATGAAAGTGAAGATGAGGGAAATGGGTAGGGCTGCCGCagtaaaaatagaaattttcaGTGGTGTAATCAACGCAGTAACAGTGATCTTGTATATCCACCGACTTTGgtaaagaaaacttaaattcTGTGATCAACCAGATGCACCCTCTTCTTTGTCAATGCGCTGTATTACACCGATGACTGAATCTGAACCGACGGAAACATTGACAAATTAATGCCCTACAATGAGAAAAAAGCAAGAGCTCGGTAAAATACCAAAATAACCAACAATGATAATGCCTAGAAGAACACAGCACCCAATCAGTCAGTAAAGTAACCTGTTGCCAACAGCTGCCAGAAACAATGTATATATGCCAAGTAGAAGCCTGGAGCCCACTCCTTCCACTTTGATATTTGGTTAAGCTATGCAGTTAGAAGCATGGTTAAAGTGAACCGGGACTGTAGCCGAGTACTGTTGAAAGATAAAccgttttaatataaaaatcgGATTGGACCGCGGTTGAAGTCTCTCCTGAACCGCGGTCCAAGCAGAACAAGGCTGCATATAAACATGCATGCACGCAGACGCAGAATGGATTggtgttattaataaaatattgaatgatttaatatttgtttgaccATATATGAAGACTTTGGTCCTTCTTTCCTTTATCTTTTCTCAGTACAGTCCCCTGATTCAGTCTGCAAATATCCACTGAAACACGCAAGACCCAAGCAAATCAACTTCTCTAgttactaaataaaaaattatgaatgaagCTACTGCTGAAGGATTAACGTTTATGGATTTACGGGTCAGTTATGTTCTTTCTCTGTTAAATTTCTgggttttgatttattaattccAATGGAGTTGATGCAAATGGAGATGCATACTCTTGATGAGAGCATTAACATCTATGATGACAACCTCATCCCTCAAGATTCAACCCACTTCTCTATCAACCTGACTCTAATCTCGAACCTTTGTATGCAATTCGAATCTGAAGAGACTGCCAAGGCCTTCTACAACTCTTACGCTTGGCGTGTTGGTTTCGAGGGTATGCATTATGTTCAATAATGcgcacaatataaaatttacatgtaattactaattaaacataatttttttagtttttacatAAAACAAACGGTCCAATCAACTGGTTCAAACGGGTCTAACcgaaaccagtacttaaaacggtttttacACCTTGGTTAGAAGTATACACAAATCGGTTATAACTTGAGAAGTTTGAGTTACAACTTCTGCCGTCAAAACAtcagcaaacaaacaaaacagaCTCTCAACGTAAACATGATATCAGATCCTTGGAACTTATTGAgatttaaggaaaaagaaaacaacctGCAAATCATGCAGTGGTACAGATGGAGAGATGGAGTATTGAAGACAAGGTTCCTGCATTGAGGTTCAGTGTGCCAACAAAAACACACATTCTTTGGAAGTTGATGGTTGTTCGGCCTAAATTAGCCTTAAAGTATCTGTTTACACTATATCGATCATGTAATTTTTGCAAAAGGTACCATCAAAACCTACGTCTTTTTGTCTAATTTCTGCTTACAAAATTAATTCGAGTTCTTTCACTCTTTATCTCTGGGTTAGTTAAGTCGCTCGTAAGTTCTTTCCTGTCAGCTGTGTATCAACAAAATGTCAATCTTCCTTTTTACGCTTGAGACATCCAACATTGTAACGGCAGGCCCTGTTCCCATTTGAAAACAAGGGAATGTAAGTCATTTGTTACTAAAATTAATAAGTCAGGATTGATGTTACAAATAAGAGGGGAAAAGAAATGCtactaaaaattattaagcTGGTCAAGTCCAGAATCAACTTTGCTTGTTTAGAAagtgattaaatagttttatgaGCCAGGTAAGTCAAACAGAAACATAAGTTTAAAACTTAGTTACAAAATGAACTCAGTCAAGAAAGGTTTTTGAACACTGAATTTGCATTCCTAATTTAAGACAGAAGccaaattggttttgtgtaatatagatTTCAATCTTTgcacttatatatttaaaatattttgacaataaGTCTTTCAGTATGAGAAACTTAAAATCTAAAGTACCTCAAACCAGCTAGCCATAGAAATATTTCCATAATTTCACTCAAGAGTCAACAGAGAAAAGTTGACACGATTTTGAGGTTTACCTTTAAGAATCAGAGTGAGGGTTCCGAAGTAGAAAACGAGCATTATGCAGGATTGCACTGGCCTCCTCATTTGAGGCATCAAGCAACCGCAATTCTTTGATCTCCTCTTGCCATCTCTCCATTTGCTCCTTATGTATCCTGCAAATATGAGTTTCAATGTAGTTACGTAAATGACCTCAGTTATAAAAGGTAGAAAAATCCGATTGACATTACTACTAACATAATCATTTTCTCTTCAAAATCATTACTGAGTTCCTTGAACATTGTCTTCCCTGATTCCAGTACCTCAGATACCtacataaaattatgaaaacttaTACGGACTTGCTGAGacagaaaaattttaaaggaaaataatgCACATGGAGACACCACTGTAAGTTATGAACTATGTTAACTTGTCCTTTGATATTGGAAATGTTCAGATTCAGAGAATTTCAACTGATTGCACACAGATGGTTTACATAGCAAACTGCAAATAACTCTTCATACCGAATGATATGTTGAGCACAAATCACAAAAAATTTGACgcaaattatttaacaaagcTATACCATCTCAGTGAAGCGGTCAAtcttttcaagaattttactGATATTGAGTTCCATCTCTTCAGATCCCACGACATTTGTCTCAGTTTCTTCGTTCTCTACAATCTCCAAACCTGATTCACCTCCTCCCTCCAGTTCCTTCTCTTCCATCTGAAGTACCAGATATTAAAACACTGTCATTGCATAAAAATTagaagataaatatttataaaatggttAAAGAAGCTTCAGAAGATTTACGTACGGTTGTTTTCACGCGTTTCCTCTTAACTTCCGTCTCCATTTTGCTAACGATTGGAGAAGACTGCCACTGATAACATCAGTGCATACAATTCTAATAAACATACATCAGAAACCCAAACATTAATCGATTTAAATTACTCCTCCTCTAATTTGAACCCtagtgatatattattgaaaatgttaatagctaatatataattaatttcaataattcttAATTAGTACCATCcaataaacaataaatcaaattaatgatAATCTCTATGTCAcccaaataaattattttaaaataattctaaaaatgTATGAACATATGAAAAACATAGACTAtcaagtaaaataaattttgagtcAAACATTTATCAACTATAACAATTCATGTTGAGATTCATATTGCAGATCCAAATGCAATAGCATTATTATTTGAAGCGATCTGTAGATTATACAATTCACAAAATCAATGACAAGTAAAGTATCGTACgatcaaattgaattgatgTTATAGTTGAATAAAGCTTAAACGATTTgacctaaaaactaaaataatcaaTTGAAATTCTTACTAAAGTTGAACCACCTTTCAGTTGTGTGATTAGCTTTTTCGAGTCTGGTTGTGAGAGAAAGTTGTGTAGATGGTGCttgaagttttaatttgaaatttttcgAATTCTGGAATGAGCGGGAATTTTATTGGATTTTTGACGCTGATTGGTGAGATTTGTAAATTCCTGGGTTGTTCAATTAATGGTTTTCTGGGcccattttatttgaaaaagtgAAGTTTGACTTTATTCATCATGGGCAAAACGAGTTTGACATGGGGAATTGAAGAAGAATCAAATTGGTGTCCattattgtttgtttgtttaaacTGGAATTACGGtgtaagtttttgaaatttgggGCAATGCAATGGGTGTATTACAGTTTGGCGTTGGAAGTGGACGGCCACGGTGGGCCTAATTACGGGATGGATAAAAATACTGTACCGACATTATAgacacatattttaatatttaaattggtAAATATTTATAGTGTATTTtgatgtataattaattattattttatttttaatttaaaattatttaataattttataaaaaattaaaatattttatcaacaaattaaaaaaacggtaaaaaaaataaatttgcaaGGTGCTAATCATTATACttaaatgattataaatttaatttattgtgttaatatataatcaatttacaactgaattaaaaatacaaaaaccacTTTGTAATTCATAAGACTTATGCACGAATGAGTATAAAGTTTACCTAACGCTAGATTCaagtcaaatcaaacttgaatttagattaatatatatagaaccaagttcaaattcattttaaaaaaattcaaacttaactcgtttcaaaaaaatcaagtttgagtttaagttttaacTCATCATGAACTTTAAACTCAGTtcattactaaaataatatctcCAACTTACCATAGGATAGCCTGAAAGTTTTACTTTTCAATTCATAAGATCAAATGTATGTTTCAATTCTTTCAAGCGGGTCAGTAAAATATTTTCTAGTTACAAGATTAAAAggtaaattaatattgaaagaTATAGTCAGTTTTGAtaaagttgatgatgatgatttgatATGAAAATATCAATATCAACATGCAAACAGTGATTCGGGACAAACAAATAAAGGAGGAGTATGATGATCTTAATAAGATTGCGTGCATAGTAtcatgattaatttaataaggcaataaaatcaagattagaCGATAAGAATCTGAGAATGTACTGGGTTGGCATTTGGATTTTGGCCGACAGAAAAAGCTCTTGCATTTTAACTTCTTTATAGTGTATACATCAGACTCTTCTACGTAAATACTTGGAAACTTTACGCTTCTCTCTCTGTATTCATGACGGTTCACTGTCACTCTTTTCACACATCCAACTGCTCACTTCTTCGTTACTTCGCTTCTGCAAAGTTTCTACTTTCCACACGACTCTGTATTTTCATGACAATCTATAGTTTCTTACTTCTTTTCTAGGCcttggcttcttcttcttcttcttcttctgcttcttctgCTTGTCTTTACACTCCCTGAAATTCTCAAAATGACAAAGAAATTGCAAGAATGTAATCATCATAAGCAAGGTTACTTTCTGTTACTTCATAAATCTTGGTGTGTTCTTCTCGTTATCCAAGTATTTTTCAGTTTAGTGGCTTTGGCTTCAGCGGATGGTGCGGATGAAGATAAAAATGCATTACTTCAGCTCAAATCTGCTATAATAGAAGACCGACTAGGGTTGACTTCTAATTGGAACCCTAAAGACAGAGATGTTTGTTCTTGGTATGGTGTTACCTGTGACCCAGTTTCACGTCGAGTTGCTGCTCTCAATCTGTCCTCTAATTTCAATCATACTTGCTCTCTACTTTCTCTTTCAGCTACTGGAGGTAACTTTTCTTTACTCTTTCCTTGCGGGCGTGAGAGTGTTGACAATAATTCCTCATCAAAATTGAGAGGACAGTTGTCACCCGCAATTGGTGGTCTTACTCAGCTGAGGGTTTTGTTACTGGGGTTTAATGGGTTCTTTGGAGAGCTTCCTCTGGAAATTGGCCGGCTTTCGCTTTTGGAGATTCTTGATTTGGGGTTTAATGCTTTTTATGGACCTATACCACGCACTATCCAAAATTGTACTTCTTTACGGATCATTAATCTTTCTGGGAATCAACTTAACGAAACAATTCCagatttttttggtaatttttcaGGTTTGCAAGTTTTGTCTCTATGGTTTAATTTCTTAAGCGGTTCGATTCCACTGGAATTGGGTGAAAATTGTCGGAGTCTTGAGCACATTCATTTAGCTGGGAATTTACTTTCTGGTTCCATTCCTTCAAACTTGGGGAATTGCTTTGAGCTGCGGTCATTAATCTTGTCTTCAAATAGGTTGCAAGATAATATTCCGGCGAGTTTTGGTCAACTCGTGAATCTTGAAGTTCTGGATTTGTCCCAGAATTTCTTGAGTGGTGTTTTGCCGCCAGAGTTGGGCAACTGTAAGCAGTTAAAAGTGCTTGTGCTGAAAAGTACCTATGATCCTCTGTTTTCAAGAGATAATGATAGTTTGCCAAATCAGCAGGTGGTTGGGGGGGAAAAGGATTTTAACTTTTTTGACGGGGTATTACCTGACAGTATTACTAGACTGCCAAATATTAGTGTACTTTGGGCACCAAGAATGAATTTGGAGGGCACTTTTCCACCGAACTGGGAATTATGTTCTAAATTGGAGATGCTAAACTTAGCACAAAATTTCTTTACAGGACAAATACCTGCATCATTCGGTAAATGTAAGAACTTATACTTTCTTGATCTGAGCTCGAATAACTTGACTGGGTTAGTTCCTGAAGAAATTTCTGTGCCATGCATGGTTTTCTTTAATGTTAGCCAGAATTTTTTGTCTGGAGAAATTCACAAATTTTTTCACAGTGGATGTTCTAAGATGTATATGAATTTGTTAATGTCATATGTTGACTTACTTGGTTTTTATAAGTCTTTCTTCTACGGTAAAGCTCTCACTACCGTTGCCCCTTTGGCTTCTCGTTCCAATGGTCTGGT
This sequence is a window from Mangifera indica cultivar Alphonso chromosome 5, CATAS_Mindica_2.1, whole genome shotgun sequence. Protein-coding genes within it:
- the LOC123216203 gene encoding uncharacterized protein LOC123216203, producing METEVKRKRVKTTMEEKELEGGGESGLEIVENEETETNVVGSEEMELNISKILEKIDRFTEMVSEVLESGKTMFKELSNDFEEKMIMIHKEQMERWQEEIKELRLLDASNEEASAILHNARFLLRNPHSDS